A part of Kitasatospora acidiphila genomic DNA contains:
- a CDS encoding non-ribosomal peptide synthetase produces MIYTSGSTGRPKGVAVTHTGVASLAAAQAERFAVDGGSRLLQFASVSFDAAVSDLLVALSSGAALVLADAAELVPGAGLVELVARHGVTHLTLPPAVLAVLDPASLPSVRTLVSAGEALGADLVDRWAAGRRFVNAYGPTETTVCATMSAPLAPGDLPTIGGPIANARVYVLDEQLGVLPPGVAGDLYVAGPGLARGYLGRPDSTAERFVACPFGPEGHGPLAPSLTAGRYPQPGGGQGGRMYRTGDRVKWTADGRLVFTGRADEQLKIRGFRVEPGEVQAVLAGHPGVARTAVVAREGALVAYLVPTTPGSVPEDLREFTARRLPEYLVPAAFVALDTLPLTPNGKLDRAALPAPDQAGAAAGRGPETVREEILCAAFAEVLGLERVGVDDDFFELGGHSLLVVSLVEALRVRGVSVSVGALFQTPTPAGLACSAAAEQVVVEPNLIPADATELTPAMLPLIELDESELAALVAQVDGGAANIADVYPLAPLQEGFFFHHLMARQDGADSDVYVAPTVLAFDTRKRLDGFLAALQQVVDRHDIYRTAIVWEGLREPAQVVLRHARLPIVPVVLAPEGPDPVDQLLAVTPSWLDLRRAPLMDLHIAAEPGSDRWLAMLRFHHLIQDHTSMEVMITEVAALMAGRGDRLPRPLPFRTFVAQARGGVPQAEHARYFRELLGDLTQTTAPFGAVDVPGGDAGERARLTLDSALAARTRELARRLGVSAATVFHLAWIRVLAAVSGQDDVVFGTVLFGRMNAGAGSDRVPGLFLNTLPMRMRIGALTVTEALAATRDRLAELLVHEHAPLALARQASALPAGSPLFAAIFNYRHQQAATRAAGGLEGIEVRYSRERSDYPLNVTVDDDGAEFRLTIEATAAAEPVRVGALLQTALGHLVTALESAPQTRLAAVPTLDREQRDQVLARWNDTAAELPAGLVPEVFAAQAARTPDAVAVRSGERTATFGELAARANQLAHYLRAQGVGPESVVGLCLPAGVELLTVILGVWQAGAAYLPLDPQYPADRLAFMLRDSRAGALIGTLDSLDELPAGLLRTIALDEPLVAAQLANRSAEAPEGGLTAERLAYVMYTSGSTGRPKGVAVTHGGLANYVLWAADAYGMAAGGGAPLHSSPAFDLTVTSLLVPLVTGSTVVVSEAGGAEGLADLMAGEPEFGLVKVVPGHLPLLAELLPDEAAARSTRRLIVGGEALHGADVRAWLERAPGSVLVNEYGPTETVVGCCVHELTAGQAIGDVVPIGRPIANTRLFVLDEHLQPAPIGVPGEVYIAGAQLARGYLGRPDLTAERFVANPFGAGDGLLPGGARAGRMYRSGDLARWTADGLLEYLGRVDEQVKVGGYRIEPGEVQAVIAGHRSVAQAAVIAREDVPGDRRLVAYVVPSGGAGEGLADAVRDHAAARLPEHMRPSTVVVLDTLPVTRNGKLDRAALPAPVPAAPAGGRAPLTTQEELLCQAFAQVLGLAAVGADDDFFALGGQSLLATRLVSRVRAVLGVELPIRVLFERPTPAAIAAHLTGAARGRTALTPVARPERPPLSFAQRRLWFIGRLEGPSATYNVPMAVRLTGTLDRAALAAALRDVIGRHEVLRTVLRLSGGEPYQWVLPLDETGFELPVVELSAEELPAALTLEAGRGFDLAAEIPLRACLFGLGPADHVLLLVVHHIATDGWSTAPLTRDVSRAYAARTAGRAPGWEPLPVQYADYALWQRELLGNDGEPSDLLADQLAYWRAALAGVPQELALPADHVRPALAGHRGHTAPVAVPADVHARLVELTRSEGVTTFMVLQGALAVLLSRWGAGSDIPIGSPSAGRTDEALDELVGCFVNTLVLRTDLTGDPTFREVLRRVRESSLSAFAHQDVPFERLVEELAPDRSMARHPLFQVMLTLHDNAGAVLRLAGLDAQAVPVSRSTARFDLDLNLGEQFDADGAPAGLRGALVASADLFEPETAERLATGLARVLEQLLAAPQERLSTVRVLDGSERQQILTAWNDTAAVVPDTTLAESFAAQAARTPDAVAVVFDGVRVSYAELDARANRLARHLIACGVGAESVVGVCLERSVELVVALLAVVKAGGAYLPVDPEHPAERIALTLADAGAVCVLTTDACGGALPTGAARVAVDDPLIAEQSSEAPEVRVLPAHPAYVIFTSGSTGRPKGVVVPHEGIVNRLAWMQELSGIGAGDRVLQKTPFGFDVSVWEFFWPLVQGAAVVLARPGGHRDPAYLAALVREQGVTVAHFVPSVLELFVREPAAAGCTGLRAVFCSGEALAAPLRDRFLELLDGVPLFNLYGPTEASVDVTAARCRADDGAVVPIGGPVANTRVYVLDGSLSPVPVGVAGELYLAGVQLARGYADRAALTAERFVACPFEAGARLYRTGDRVKWTADGRLVYLGRTDDQVKIRGVRIEPGEVQAVLAAHPAVDRIAVVARDGLLVAYLVPAHPGITAEGLREFAALSLPEHLVPSAVVVLDALPVTANGKLDRDALPAPEYTAARGRGPATLREEIMCRAFAEVLGLPIVGAEDDFFALGGHSLLAVALAEHLRAQGVPVSVRALFRTPTPAGLAAAAASEVEAPPNLVPDGAEELTPEMLPLAGLTAAELDRVVAQVPGGAANVADVYPLAPLQEGFFYHYLAADPHGGGADVYAVPFVLGFDARERLDAFLAALQQVVDRHDVYRTAIVWEGLREPVQVVLRRAELPVREVVLDTGSADPVEQLPAIGGTRMDLRRAP; encoded by the coding sequence GTGATCTACACCTCGGGGTCGACGGGTCGGCCGAAGGGCGTGGCGGTCACCCACACGGGCGTGGCCTCGCTGGCGGCCGCCCAGGCGGAGCGCTTCGCGGTGGACGGTGGGAGCCGGCTGCTGCAGTTCGCGTCCGTCAGTTTCGATGCCGCGGTGTCGGACCTGCTGGTGGCGCTGTCCAGCGGTGCCGCCCTGGTGCTGGCCGACGCGGCGGAGCTGGTGCCGGGGGCCGGTCTGGTGGAGTTGGTGGCACGGCACGGGGTGACGCACCTGACGCTGCCGCCGGCCGTTCTGGCGGTCCTGGACCCGGCGAGCCTGCCGTCGGTGCGCACGCTGGTGTCGGCCGGTGAGGCGCTGGGCGCCGACCTGGTCGACAGGTGGGCTGCCGGCCGGAGGTTCGTCAACGCCTACGGGCCGACGGAGACCACGGTCTGCGCGACGATGTCGGCTCCGCTGGCGCCCGGAGACCTGCCGACCATCGGCGGCCCGATCGCCAACGCCCGGGTGTACGTGCTGGACGAGCAGCTCGGCGTGCTGCCGCCGGGAGTCGCAGGTGACCTCTACGTGGCGGGCCCCGGCCTGGCCCGCGGCTACCTGGGCCGCCCGGATTCGACGGCGGAGCGGTTCGTCGCCTGCCCGTTCGGCCCCGAAGGGCATGGGCCCCTCGCCCCCAGCCTGACGGCCGGGAGGTACCCCCAGCCCGGCGGCGGGCAAGGAGGGCGCATGTACCGCACCGGAGACCGGGTGAAGTGGACGGCGGACGGCCGGCTGGTGTTCACCGGCCGGGCGGACGAGCAGCTGAAGATCCGCGGCTTCCGGGTCGAGCCGGGCGAGGTCCAGGCCGTGCTGGCCGGCCATCCCGGGGTGGCCAGGACCGCCGTGGTGGCCCGGGAGGGGGCGCTCGTCGCCTACCTGGTGCCCACCACCCCCGGCTCGGTTCCCGAGGACCTGCGGGAGTTCACGGCCAGGCGGCTGCCCGAGTACCTGGTACCCGCGGCCTTCGTGGCACTCGACACGCTTCCGCTGACCCCCAACGGCAAGCTGGACCGAGCGGCGCTGCCGGCTCCGGACCAGGCCGGGGCGGCCGCCGGTCGGGGGCCGGAGACCGTGCGGGAGGAGATCCTCTGCGCGGCGTTCGCCGAGGTGCTGGGCCTGGAGCGGGTGGGGGTCGACGACGACTTCTTCGAGCTGGGTGGTCACTCGCTGCTGGTGGTGTCGTTGGTGGAGGCTCTGCGGGTGCGGGGCGTGTCGGTTTCGGTGGGGGCGCTGTTCCAGACCCCGACCCCGGCCGGGCTGGCCTGCTCGGCGGCCGCCGAGCAGGTGGTCGTGGAACCGAACCTGATCCCGGCGGATGCCACCGAACTCACCCCCGCGATGCTGCCGCTGATCGAGCTGGACGAGTCCGAACTCGCCGCTCTGGTGGCGCAGGTCGACGGCGGTGCGGCCAACATCGCGGACGTGTACCCGCTGGCGCCACTGCAGGAGGGATTCTTCTTCCACCATCTGATGGCACGGCAGGACGGTGCGGACTCCGACGTCTACGTGGCGCCGACCGTTCTGGCGTTCGACACCAGGAAGCGGCTCGACGGCTTCCTGGCGGCGCTCCAGCAGGTCGTGGACCGGCACGACATCTACCGCACCGCGATCGTCTGGGAGGGGCTGCGCGAGCCGGCGCAGGTCGTACTGCGTCATGCCCGGCTTCCGATCGTGCCGGTGGTCCTGGCCCCCGAGGGCCCGGACCCGGTGGACCAGCTGCTGGCGGTCACGCCTTCGTGGCTGGATCTGCGCCGGGCGCCGCTGATGGACCTGCACATCGCCGCCGAACCGGGCAGCGACCGATGGTTGGCGATGCTGCGGTTCCACCACCTGATCCAGGACCACACGTCGATGGAGGTGATGATCACGGAGGTGGCCGCGCTGATGGCCGGCCGGGGCGACCGGCTGCCGCGACCACTGCCGTTCCGAACCTTCGTGGCCCAGGCACGTGGCGGGGTGCCGCAGGCTGAGCACGCGCGCTACTTCCGCGAGTTGCTCGGCGACCTGACCCAGACCACCGCGCCGTTCGGCGCCGTGGACGTTCCCGGCGGGGACGCCGGCGAACGGGCCCGACTCACCCTCGACAGCGCGCTCGCGGCACGGACCAGGGAGCTGGCGCGCCGGCTGGGAGTGAGTGCGGCCACTGTCTTCCACCTGGCGTGGATCCGGGTGCTGGCCGCGGTCAGCGGCCAGGACGACGTGGTCTTCGGCACGGTGCTGTTCGGCCGGATGAACGCCGGTGCGGGGTCGGACCGGGTGCCCGGGCTCTTCCTCAACACCCTGCCGATGCGGATGCGGATCGGTGCGCTCACCGTGACCGAGGCGCTGGCCGCCACCCGGGACCGGCTGGCCGAGCTGCTGGTGCACGAACACGCCCCGCTCGCGCTCGCCCGCCAGGCCAGCGCTCTGCCCGCCGGCAGTCCGCTGTTCGCCGCGATCTTCAACTACCGCCACCAGCAGGCGGCCACGCGGGCAGCCGGCGGCCTCGAGGGAATCGAGGTGCGGTACTCCCGGGAGCGGTCCGACTACCCGCTCAACGTCACCGTCGACGACGACGGCGCGGAGTTCCGGCTCACCATCGAGGCCACGGCTGCGGCCGAGCCGGTACGGGTCGGGGCGCTGCTGCAGACGGCGCTCGGCCACCTGGTGACAGCGCTGGAGTCGGCGCCGCAGACGCGCCTGGCGGCGGTGCCGACACTGGACCGCGAGCAGCGGGACCAGGTGCTGGCACGGTGGAACGACACCGCGGCCGAGCTGCCCGCGGGTCTGGTGCCCGAGGTGTTCGCCGCACAGGCGGCGCGGACGCCGGACGCCGTCGCGGTCAGGTCCGGGGAACGGACGGCGACCTTCGGCGAGTTGGCGGCTCGGGCGAACCAGCTGGCCCACTACCTGAGGGCGCAGGGCGTGGGCCCCGAGTCCGTGGTGGGCCTGTGCCTTCCGGCCGGCGTGGAGCTGCTGACCGTGATCCTGGGGGTGTGGCAGGCAGGTGCGGCCTATCTCCCGCTGGATCCGCAGTACCCGGCCGATCGGCTGGCGTTCATGCTGCGGGACAGCAGGGCCGGGGCGCTGATCGGCACCCTGGACAGCCTGGACGAGCTGCCGGCCGGACTGCTGCGCACCATCGCGCTGGACGAGCCGCTGGTGGCCGCCCAGTTGGCGAACCGGTCCGCCGAGGCACCGGAAGGCGGCCTGACGGCCGAGCGGTTGGCGTACGTGATGTACACCTCCGGGTCCACGGGCCGGCCCAAGGGTGTGGCGGTCACGCACGGCGGGCTGGCGAACTACGTGCTGTGGGCGGCGGACGCCTACGGCATGGCGGCCGGTGGCGGCGCCCCGCTGCACTCCTCACCGGCCTTCGACCTCACCGTGACCAGCCTGCTCGTGCCGCTGGTGACCGGCTCGACGGTCGTGGTCAGCGAGGCCGGCGGCGCCGAGGGGCTGGCCGACCTGATGGCCGGCGAGCCGGAGTTCGGCTTGGTGAAGGTGGTGCCCGGTCATCTCCCGCTGCTCGCCGAGCTGTTGCCGGACGAGGCGGCGGCCCGGTCGACCCGCCGCCTGATCGTGGGCGGCGAGGCCCTGCACGGCGCGGACGTCCGCGCCTGGCTCGAGCGGGCACCGGGCTCGGTGCTGGTGAACGAGTACGGCCCGACCGAGACCGTGGTCGGCTGCTGCGTCCATGAACTGACGGCGGGTCAGGCGATCGGCGACGTGGTGCCGATCGGCCGTCCGATCGCCAACACCCGGCTGTTCGTGCTGGACGAGCACCTGCAGCCGGCTCCGATCGGCGTGCCCGGGGAGGTCTACATCGCCGGCGCCCAGTTGGCGCGCGGCTACCTGGGCCGACCGGACCTGACGGCGGAACGCTTCGTGGCGAACCCGTTCGGGGCCGGCGACGGGCTCCTGCCCGGTGGCGCGCGGGCGGGGAGGATGTACCGCTCGGGCGACCTGGCGCGCTGGACGGCGGACGGCCTGCTGGAGTACCTCGGCCGGGTGGACGAACAGGTCAAGGTGGGTGGCTACCGGATCGAGCCCGGCGAGGTCCAGGCCGTGATCGCCGGCCACCGGTCGGTGGCGCAGGCCGCGGTGATCGCCCGCGAGGACGTGCCCGGTGACCGGCGCCTGGTCGCCTACGTGGTTCCGTCGGGCGGGGCCGGCGAGGGGCTGGCGGACGCGGTGCGCGACCATGCCGCCGCGCGGCTGCCGGAGCACATGAGGCCCTCCACCGTCGTGGTCCTCGACACGCTGCCGGTCACCAGGAACGGCAAGCTGGACCGGGCGGCGCTACCCGCCCCGGTGCCGGCCGCCCCGGCAGGCGGGCGGGCGCCGCTCACCACACAGGAGGAACTGCTCTGCCAGGCCTTCGCCCAGGTCCTCGGGCTGGCGGCGGTCGGTGCCGACGACGACTTCTTCGCCCTCGGCGGCCAGTCACTGCTGGCCACCCGACTGGTCAGCAGGGTGCGTGCGGTGCTCGGCGTCGAGCTCCCGATCCGGGTGCTCTTCGAGCGGCCCACCCCTGCCGCCATCGCCGCCCACCTCACCGGGGCCGCCCGGGGCCGTACCGCACTGACACCGGTGGCGCGGCCCGAGCGGCCGCCGCTCTCCTTCGCGCAGCGCCGGCTCTGGTTCATCGGCCGGCTCGAAGGGCCCAGCGCCACGTACAACGTGCCGATGGCGGTACGGCTGACCGGCACGCTGGACCGTGCGGCGCTGGCCGCGGCGCTGCGGGATGTGATCGGCCGTCACGAGGTGCTGCGCACGGTGCTGCGGCTGTCCGGTGGCGAGCCGTACCAGTGGGTGCTGCCGCTCGACGAGACCGGCTTCGAGCTGCCGGTGGTCGAGCTGAGCGCGGAGGAGCTGCCCGCCGCGCTCACCCTGGAGGCCGGCCGGGGCTTCGACCTCGCAGCCGAGATCCCGCTGCGAGCCTGCCTGTTCGGGCTGGGCCCGGCCGACCACGTCCTGCTGCTCGTCGTCCACCACATCGCCACCGACGGCTGGTCGACGGCACCGCTGACCCGGGACGTCTCCCGCGCCTATGCCGCACGGACGGCGGGCCGGGCACCCGGCTGGGAGCCGCTGCCCGTGCAGTACGCGGACTACGCGCTGTGGCAGCGCGAGCTGCTCGGGAACGACGGCGAGCCGAGCGACCTCCTCGCCGACCAGTTGGCCTACTGGCGCGCCGCGCTGGCCGGGGTGCCGCAGGAGCTGGCGCTTCCCGCCGACCACGTGCGTCCCGCGCTGGCCGGCCACCGCGGCCACACCGCACCGGTGGCCGTCCCGGCCGACGTGCACGCGCGCCTGGTGGAGCTGACCCGCTCCGAAGGCGTGACCACGTTCATGGTGCTCCAGGGCGCGCTGGCGGTGCTGCTGTCGCGGTGGGGCGCGGGCAGCGACATACCGATCGGATCACCCAGTGCCGGTCGCACCGACGAGGCGCTCGACGAACTGGTCGGCTGTTTCGTCAACACCCTGGTGCTGCGCACCGATCTGACGGGGGATCCGACCTTCCGTGAGGTGCTGCGCCGGGTGCGCGAGTCGAGCCTGTCGGCCTTCGCCCACCAGGACGTCCCGTTCGAGCGGCTGGTCGAGGAACTCGCCCCGGACCGCTCGATGGCCCGTCATCCGCTGTTCCAGGTGATGCTGACGCTGCACGACAACGCCGGGGCCGTCCTGCGGCTGGCCGGCCTCGACGCACAGGCGGTGCCGGTCAGCCGGTCGACGGCCAGGTTCGACCTGGATCTGAACCTCGGTGAGCAGTTCGACGCCGACGGTGCGCCGGCGGGCCTGCGCGGTGCGCTGGTCGCCTCGGCCGACCTGTTCGAACCGGAGACCGCCGAGCGCCTGGCCACCGGGCTGGCGCGGGTGCTGGAGCAGCTGCTCGCGGCGCCGCAGGAGCGGCTGAGCACGGTGCGGGTACTCGACGGGTCCGAGCGGCAGCAGATCCTGACCGCGTGGAACGACACGGCCGCGGTGGTTCCGGACACGACCCTGGCGGAGTCGTTCGCGGCGCAGGCGGCGCGGACGCCGGATGCGGTGGCCGTGGTGTTCGACGGGGTGCGGGTGTCGTACGCGGAGCTGGACGCCCGGGCGAACCGGCTGGCGCGCCACCTGATCGCGTGCGGTGTGGGTGCGGAGTCGGTGGTGGGGGTGTGCCTGGAGCGGTCGGTGGAGCTGGTGGTGGCGCTGCTGGCCGTGGTCAAGGCGGGTGGCGCGTACCTGCCGGTGGATCCGGAGCATCCGGCCGAGCGGATCGCGCTGACGCTCGCCGATGCGGGTGCGGTGTGCGTGCTGACCACGGATGCGTGCGGCGGGGCGCTGCCCACCGGTGCGGCGCGGGTGGCGGTGGACGATCCGCTGATCGCGGAGCAGTCGTCCGAGGCTCCCGAGGTGCGGGTGCTGCCGGCCCATCCGGCGTACGTGATCTTCACCTCCGGCTCGACGGGGCGGCCCAAGGGTGTGGTGGTACCGCACGAGGGCATCGTGAACCGGTTGGCGTGGATGCAGGAGCTGTCCGGCATCGGTGCCGGGGACCGGGTGCTGCAGAAGACGCCGTTCGGGTTCGACGTGTCGGTGTGGGAGTTCTTCTGGCCGCTGGTCCAGGGGGCGGCGGTGGTACTGGCCCGGCCGGGCGGGCACCGGGATCCTGCGTACCTGGCGGCCTTGGTGCGCGAACAGGGCGTGACCGTCGCCCACTTCGTGCCGTCGGTGCTGGAGCTGTTCGTGCGCGAGCCGGCCGCGGCCGGCTGCACGGGTCTGCGGGCGGTCTTCTGCAGCGGTGAGGCGCTGGCCGCGCCCTTGCGCGACCGGTTCCTCGAACTGCTGGACGGCGTGCCGCTGTTCAACCTCTACGGGCCGACCGAGGCGTCGGTCGACGTGACGGCCGCACGCTGCCGCGCGGACGACGGTGCGGTGGTGCCGATCGGCGGACCGGTGGCCAACACCCGGGTGTACGTGCTGGACGGCTCGCTGAGCCCGGTACCGGTGGGCGTCGCGGGCGAACTGTACCTGGCCGGCGTGCAGTTGGCGCGCGGGTACGCGGATCGGGCGGCGCTCACGGCCGAGCGGTTCGTGGCCTGCCCGTTCGAGGCGGGAGCCCGGCTGTACCGCACCGGTGACCGGGTGAAGTGGACGGCCGATGGGCGATTGGTCTACCTCGGCCGCACGGACGACCAGGTCAAGATCCGCGGTGTCCGGATCGAGCCCGGGGAGGTGCAGGCGGTGCTGGCCGCGCACCCGGCGGTCGACCGGATCGCCGTGGTCGCGCGGGACGGGCTGCTGGTCGCCTACCTGGTCCCCGCCCACCCCGGCATCACCGCCGAGGGCCTGCGGGAGTTCGCGGCGCTGAGCCTGCCGGAACACCTGGTGCCGTCGGCCGTGGTCGTCCTCGACGCGCTGCCGGTCACCGCCAACGGCAAGCTCGACCGCGACGCGCTGCCCGCACCCGAGTACACCGCCGCACGGGGCCGGGGCCCGGCCACCCTCCGCGAGGAGATCATGTGCCGGGCCTTCGCCGAGGTCCTCGGGCTGCCCATCGTCGGAGCGGAGGACGACTTCTTCGCACTGGGCGGGCATTCGCTGCTGGCCGTGGCGCTGGCGGAGCACCTGCGGGCGCAGGGGGTGCCGGTCTCGGTGCGGGCGCTGTTCCGCACTCCGACTCCGGCGGGACTGGCAGCCGCAGCAGCCAGCGAGGTCGAGGCGCCGCCGAACCTGGTTCCCGACGGCGCCGAGGAGCTCACACCCGAAATGCTGCCGCTGGCCGGGCTCACCGCGGCCGAGCTCGACCGGGTGGTGGCCCAGGTACCGGGCGGCGCGGCCAACGTCGCGGACGTGTACCCGCTCGCCCCGCTGCAGGAGGGCTTCTTCTACCACTACCTCGCCGCCGATCCGCACGGCGGCGGAGCCGATGTGTACGCGGTGCCCTTCGTGCTCGGCTTCGACGCGCGGGAGCGGTTGGACGCGTTCCTCGCCGCGCTCCAGCAGGTGGTGGACCGGCATGACGTCTACCGCACGGCGATCGTGTGGGAAGGGCTGCGGGAGCCGGTGCAGGTGGTGCTGCGCAGGGCGGAGCTGCCGGTCCGGGAGGTGGTCCTGGACACCGGGAGTGCGGATCCGGTGGAGCAGTTGCCGGCCATCGGAGGGACCCGGATGGACCTGCGCCGGGCCCCCTGA
- a CDS encoding condensation domain-containing protein, with protein MVQDHTTMEVLLDELAAFMTGRADRLPQALPFRNFVAQARLGVSREEHQRFFAGLLGDVTQTTAPFGLLDVHGDGSGVDLARLAVDQRLADQVRALARRLGMSAAPSSTSPGRGCWRRCRATTTWSSVRCCSAG; from the coding sequence ATGGTCCAGGACCACACGACGATGGAGGTGCTCCTCGACGAGCTGGCCGCCTTCATGACCGGCCGCGCCGACCGGCTGCCGCAGGCGCTGCCGTTCCGCAACTTCGTGGCGCAGGCCCGCCTCGGCGTGTCGCGCGAGGAGCACCAGCGGTTCTTCGCCGGCCTGCTCGGGGACGTCACGCAGACCACGGCCCCGTTCGGCCTGCTGGACGTGCACGGCGACGGCAGCGGCGTGGACCTGGCACGACTGGCGGTCGACCAGCGCCTGGCCGACCAGGTGCGAGCCCTGGCCCGCCGACTGGGAATGAGCGCGGCCCCCTCTTCCACCTCGCCTGGGCGCGGGTGCTGGCGGCGGTGTCGGGCCACGACGACGTGGTCTTCGGTACGGTGCTGTTCGGCCGGATGA